From the genome of Denticeps clupeoides chromosome 4, fDenClu1.1, whole genome shotgun sequence, one region includes:
- the npy1r gene encoding neuropeptide Y receptor type 1 — translation MADAFFFPPLPPAPLNCTDETNCSYGNLSSMFAYGNEDCHSSRPLFIVMAVAYSAVALLGVVGNLILVAVIARQREMHNVTNILIANLSLSDLLMAIVCLPFTFIYTFMDHWVFGGMLCKLNGLVQCWSVTVSIFSLVLIAVERHQLILHPRGWRPTVPHACLGIAATWTLGLATAVPFLLFSVVTDTPLRMLPVAMREEYFGKVVCVEMWPSRGFKLAYTTVLLFLQYITPLAFIFICYYKIYTRLQQRRSMMDRMRESKYRNSESRRINVMLFSIVVAFAVCWFPLNVFNAVNDWHHEAVMNCTHNPLFSLCHLVAMASVCVNPVFYGFLNRNFQRNLRAFPNSSISIREEEYDTVAMSTMHTEVSRMSLNLGNLDI, via the exons ATGGCAGATGCCTTTTTCTTCCCACCGCTGCCGCCCGCACCTCTCAACTGCACGGATGAAACCAACTGTTCCTACGGCAACCTCTCCTCCATGTTTGCCTATGGCAATGAGGACTGCCACAGCAGCAGGCCCCTGTTTATTGTGATGGCAGTAGCCTACAGTGCCGTTGCGTTGCTTGGCGTGGTTGGCAACCTGATACTTGTTGCTGTTATTGCTAGGCAACGTGAAATGCACAACGTGACCAACATTCTGATCGCCAACCTCTCGCTGTCAGACCTGTTGATGGCCATAGTGTGTCTGCCCTTCACCTTCATATACACCTTCATGGACCACTGGGTGTTTGGCGGGATGCTGTGTAAGCTGAATGGACTGGTCCAGTGTTGGTCGGTCACGGTCTCCATCTTCTCCCTGGTGCTGATCGCCGTGGAGAGGCACCAGCTGATCCTGCACCCCCGCGGCTGGAGACCCACCGTGCCGCACGCCTGCCTGGGCATCGCTGCCACCTGGACGCTGGGGCTGGCCACCGCTGTGCCTTTCCTGCTCTTCTCCGTGGTGACGGACACCCCTCTGCGAATGCTGCCCGTGGCCATGAGGGAGGAGTACTTTGGGAAGGTGGTGTGCGTGGAGATGTGGCCCTCGAGAGGATTCAAACTCGCCTATACCACAGTTCTGCTCTTTCTGCAGTACATAACACCCCTGGCGTTTATATTCATCTGCTACTATAAG ATCTACACCCGTCTGCAGCAGCGACGCAGCATGATGGACAGGATGCGGGAGAGCAAGTACCGCAACAGCGAGAGCCGCAGGATCAACGTCATGCTCTTCTCCATCGTGGTGGCCTTCGCCGTGTGCTGGTTCCCGCTCAACGTGTTCAACGCCGTCAATGACTGGCACCACGAGGCCGTTATGAACTGCACACACAACCCCCTGTTCTCGCTGTGCCACCTGGTCGCCatggcgtctgtgtgtgtgaaccccGTCTTTTATGGGTTCCTCAACAGGAACTTCCAGCGCAACCTCCGAGCTTTCCCCAACTCGAGCATCAGCATTCGCGAGGAGGAGTATGACACGGTTGCCATGTCCACCATGCACACAGAGGTGTCGCGGATGTCCCTCAACCTCGGAAACCTGGACATCTGA